From one Flavobacteriales bacterium genomic stretch:
- the gldM gene encoding gliding motility protein GldM, with the protein MAGGNLSPRQKMINMMYLVLTALLALNVSKEILDSFVTVNNGLETTKLSLNEKMAVQYKTFEDYAKENPTKYEAAWKEAQVVKKMGTDLIAYIDTLKVRVITEAEKLPRDSVQLADGRIMSLEKVNKKDDNNVITNLMIGSEPAKPKDEPFTAVDLRRKMEEFRDKVKGLRPEDADLAAAMDRLFDFSNRKDAGGTDNTWESINFYHVPLAAGITIMSKMQADVRNAEGEVVKRMLDAVEGKSFKFNKLTAIVKPQSSYVTVGSKYMAEIFLGAYDDQNAPEVWICKPGAKVDTTSTPPKIIGESEKLPMNGAKAILERQAGSAGLNQVSGIIKYKPVGGEEQIEAFYTEYEVAAPTLVVSPTKMNVFYRGVDNPVSISVSGYSDKLVQPSMTNGSLTRSGEGWIVKPGKDSEANVSATVTNPDGSKKTMPPMKFRVKNVPNPQPYFAGKSVNDENIKKAELTAAAGVIAKMVDFDFDLKFEVVEFKVTMIVGGTPLEQMTKGPAVSSQMKEMFKKAKPGQKVYIEGIKARGPDGTVRNLGSLSFKVV; encoded by the coding sequence ATGGCCGGTGGAAATCTGTCCCCGAGACAGAAGATGATCAACATGATGTACTTGGTGCTTACGGCGCTCTTGGCGCTGAACGTATCCAAGGAGATCCTGGACAGCTTCGTGACGGTGAACAATGGCTTGGAGACCACCAAGCTGTCGCTCAACGAGAAGATGGCCGTGCAATACAAGACCTTCGAGGACTACGCGAAGGAGAATCCAACCAAGTACGAAGCAGCCTGGAAGGAAGCGCAGGTGGTTAAGAAGATGGGCACGGACCTGATCGCGTACATCGATACGCTCAAGGTGCGCGTGATCACAGAAGCGGAAAAGCTCCCGCGTGACAGCGTTCAGCTCGCAGACGGCCGGATCATGAGCCTGGAGAAGGTGAACAAGAAGGACGACAACAACGTGATCACCAACCTTATGATCGGCAGCGAGCCGGCGAAGCCCAAGGATGAGCCTTTCACAGCGGTGGACCTTCGCCGCAAGATGGAGGAGTTCCGCGACAAGGTGAAGGGCCTGCGCCCGGAGGATGCGGACTTGGCCGCTGCCATGGATCGTCTATTCGACTTCAGTAACCGTAAGGACGCTGGCGGAACGGATAACACCTGGGAGAGCATCAATTTCTACCACGTGCCCCTCGCTGCAGGAATCACCATCATGAGCAAGATGCAGGCGGATGTGCGCAACGCCGAAGGCGAAGTGGTGAAGCGCATGCTCGACGCGGTGGAAGGCAAGAGCTTCAAGTTCAATAAGCTCACGGCCATCGTTAAGCCGCAGAGCAGCTATGTGACCGTAGGGTCGAAGTACATGGCCGAGATCTTCCTTGGTGCCTATGATGACCAGAATGCGCCAGAGGTTTGGATCTGTAAGCCCGGCGCGAAAGTGGATACGACCTCCACGCCGCCGAAGATCATCGGTGAGAGCGAGAAGCTGCCCATGAATGGTGCTAAGGCGATACTGGAGCGCCAGGCCGGCAGCGCTGGTTTGAACCAGGTAAGCGGTATCATCAAGTACAAGCCCGTCGGCGGCGAGGAGCAGATCGAAGCGTTCTACACGGAGTACGAAGTGGCAGCTCCCACGCTGGTGGTGAGCCCGACCAAGATGAACGTGTTCTATCGCGGGGTGGATAACCCGGTGAGCATCAGCGTGTCCGGGTACAGCGATAAGCTGGTTCAGCCTTCAATGACCAACGGTTCGTTGACCAGGTCCGGTGAAGGTTGGATCGTGAAGCCTGGTAAGGATAGCGAAGCAAATGTGAGCGCTACCGTTACCAATCCGGATGGGTCAAAGAAGACCATGCCGCCGATGAAGTTCCGCGTGAAGAACGTGCCCAACCCGCAACCCTATTTCGCGGGAAAAAGCGTGAACGATGAGAACATCAAGAAGGCAGAGCTCACTGCTGCGGCTGGCGTGATCGCGAAGATGGTGGACTTTGATTTCGACCTGAAGTTCGAGGTGGTGGAGTTCAAGGTGACCATGATCGTGGGCGGCACCCCGCTTGAGCAGATGACGAAGGGCCCTGCTGTGAGCAGCCAGATGAAGGAGATGTTCAAGAAGGCCAAGCCCGGCCAGAAGGTGTACATCGAGGGCATCAAGGCCAGGGGACCGGACGGCACCGTGCGGAACCTGGGCTCGCTCTCGTTCAAGGTGGTGTAA